Proteins from a genomic interval of Salinarchaeum sp. Harcht-Bsk1:
- a CDS encoding hydantoinase B/oxoprolinase family protein: MSDEPGADEHVDAAGGTDVDPVTLEVLRNAASAVAEEMNATLLRTAYSPNITDRRDCSCAIFDPDGGMIAQAENIPVHLGAMPFSVAAALEEHPPETLEPGDGIAVNDPFRGGAHLPDVTLVTPVFHDGALVAFAANRAHHADVGGATAGSVSAESTEIYAEGIRVPPVRLLKGGAFDDDLLATILANVRTPEERRGDLRAQAAANDVGRERIGDLIAEHGAAGFAEAVDAIQDYSERRMRNAIADLPDGEYAFADVLDDDGHGTDDVRIEATVTIDGETLAVDFAGTAEQTESPINAVRAVTASATYYAVRCVTDPEIPPNAGCYRPVELRTPSGTVVDAESPAAVVGGNLEVSQRVTDVVLGALAAVAPERAVAAGQGTMNNVTLGGTDPRDGSAYAFYETQGGGSGAHAAGDGMDAVHVHMSNTRNTPAEVLETAYPLAIERYELLADSGGAGEFRGGLGLRRDIRVERGAAQLSLLGDRREHAPYGIEGGDGGSPGTDVLLESSDAEGVVGRSSEVLPSKCTRRLDAGDVISIRTPGGGGFGDPADRDPESVVRDVRLGKCSPERARDVYGVDPGE; the protein is encoded by the coding sequence GTGAGCGACGAACCGGGGGCCGACGAGCACGTCGATGCTGCCGGGGGCACCGACGTCGATCCGGTCACGCTCGAGGTGCTCCGGAACGCCGCCAGCGCCGTCGCCGAGGAGATGAACGCCACGTTGCTGCGGACCGCCTACTCCCCGAACATCACCGACCGGCGGGACTGTTCCTGTGCGATCTTCGATCCCGACGGCGGGATGATCGCCCAGGCGGAGAACATCCCGGTCCACCTCGGCGCGATGCCGTTCTCCGTCGCCGCCGCGCTGGAGGAACACCCGCCGGAGACACTCGAGCCCGGCGACGGGATCGCCGTCAACGATCCGTTCCGTGGCGGCGCGCACCTGCCGGACGTGACGCTCGTGACGCCGGTGTTTCACGACGGTGCGCTGGTCGCGTTCGCCGCGAATCGCGCCCACCACGCCGACGTCGGCGGGGCGACCGCCGGCAGCGTGAGCGCCGAGTCGACGGAGATCTACGCCGAGGGGATCCGCGTTCCGCCGGTCCGCCTGCTGAAGGGCGGCGCGTTCGACGACGACCTGCTGGCCACGATCCTCGCCAACGTTCGTACGCCCGAGGAGCGCCGCGGCGACCTCCGGGCCCAGGCGGCGGCGAACGACGTCGGCCGCGAGCGGATCGGCGACCTGATCGCCGAACACGGAGCGGCGGGATTCGCCGAGGCCGTCGACGCGATTCAGGACTACTCCGAGCGCAGGATGCGCAACGCGATCGCCGACCTGCCCGACGGCGAGTACGCCTTCGCGGACGTGCTGGACGACGACGGTCACGGCACCGACGACGTCCGGATCGAGGCGACGGTGACGATCGACGGCGAGACGCTCGCGGTCGACTTCGCGGGCACCGCCGAACAGACGGAGAGTCCGATCAACGCTGTCCGCGCCGTCACCGCGTCCGCGACCTACTACGCCGTTCGGTGCGTCACCGATCCCGAGATCCCGCCGAACGCGGGCTGTTACCGGCCGGTCGAGCTTCGAACGCCGTCGGGGACCGTCGTCGACGCCGAGTCGCCCGCGGCCGTCGTCGGCGGGAACCTCGAGGTCTCCCAGCGCGTGACCGACGTCGTCCTGGGCGCGCTCGCCGCGGTCGCGCCCGAGCGGGCAGTCGCCGCCGGGCAGGGGACGATGAACAACGTGACGCTCGGCGGGACCGATCCCCGCGACGGGTCGGCGTACGCGTTTTACGAAACGCAGGGCGGCGGGTCCGGGGCTCACGCCGCCGGCGACGGCATGGACGCCGTCCACGTCCACATGTCCAACACCCGCAACACGCCGGCCGAGGTGCTGGAGACGGCCTATCCGCTCGCGATCGAGCGCTACGAGCTGCTGGCGGATTCGGGCGGCGCCGGCGAGTTCCGCGGCGGGCTCGGGTTGCGACGAGACATCCGCGTCGAGCGGGGCGCGGCCCAGCTCAGCCTGCTCGGGGATCGACGCGAGCACGCGCCCTACGGCATCGAGGGCGGCGACGGCGGCTCGCCCGGGACCGACGTGCTGCTGGAGAGCTCCGACGCGGAGGGCGTCGTCGGTCGATCGAGCGAGGTGCTCCCGTCGAAGTGCACGCGACGACTCGACGCTGGCGACGTGATCAGCATCCGTACGCCCGGGGGCGGCGGGTTCGGCGATCCGGCGGATCGGGATCCCGAATCGGTGGTGCGTGACGTCCGGCTGGGGAAGTGCTCTCCCGAACGGGCTCGCGACGTCTACGGCGTGGATCCTGGCGAGTGA
- a CDS encoding hydantoinase/oxoprolinase family protein: MSNPSVGVDVGGTFTDVVTVADGDLAVTKAPSNPDAPEEGVLDALDRAADTEGLSLPAIDSLVHGTTVATNAVLEGTWANAALVTTEGFRDVLEIGRQDRPELYDLTASKPDPIVPRDRRFEVPERLDERGEVRTPLDDSAVEAVANEIATAGSTAGGSDVAAGGGDVESVAVCLLFAYENDAHERRVAEVLRERLEDRSGRAGTGGDRSVPVTISADVLPELREYERTLATALNAALLPVMSEYVETLADGVANRGCEAPLEIMTSGGGLVGTEHARDRPVETLLSGPAAGVQGAAYVAGLRDTDDAITMDMGGTSCDVSLITGGEPTVTTERTVGDYAVAVPAVDVHTIGAGGGSIAWLDDGGALRVGPRSAGAEPGPVCYGRGGAAPTVTDAQLLLGRLDPGSLIVEDGADRGAVEEAMRSHVAGPMDSSVEAAARGVLEVANANMERALRVVSVERGHDPRQFDLVAYGGAGPLHATALADSLEIPRVLVPRTAGALSALGLLSTDRLHSLSTSMVRPLADVEPATVADVLAALEAEGRSRFDAGDRDADGGSTDPLVVERRLDLRYVGQASELTVELPGGGGSADRTEGGAPIDDDALAAAADRFHDAHEQRFGHAARDEPVELVTVRVRVREPIEAPTLRPPTTASDDPDDAIVEERPVAFGEDWHDAPIYDRELLPAESSFAGPAIVEGPESTVTIRPGQTATVDEHGTIVVEVGT, encoded by the coding sequence ATGTCGAATCCGAGCGTCGGCGTCGACGTCGGTGGCACGTTCACCGACGTCGTGACGGTCGCCGACGGTGATCTCGCGGTCACGAAGGCCCCGTCGAACCCCGACGCACCCGAGGAGGGCGTCCTCGACGCGCTCGACCGGGCCGCCGACACCGAGGGGCTCTCGCTCCCAGCGATCGACTCGCTCGTCCACGGCACGACGGTCGCCACGAACGCCGTCCTCGAGGGCACCTGGGCGAACGCAGCACTGGTGACGACGGAGGGGTTCCGCGACGTGCTGGAGATCGGCCGCCAGGACCGGCCCGAACTCTACGACCTCACGGCCTCGAAGCCCGACCCGATCGTGCCGCGCGACCGCCGGTTCGAAGTGCCCGAGCGCCTCGACGAGCGGGGGGAGGTTCGAACGCCCCTCGACGACTCCGCGGTCGAGGCAGTTGCAAACGAGATCGCGACCGCTGGAAGTACCGCCGGCGGGTCCGACGTCGCGGCCGGTGGCGGCGACGTCGAATCGGTCGCGGTCTGTCTCCTCTTTGCCTACGAGAACGACGCCCACGAGCGTCGCGTCGCCGAGGTCCTCCGCGAACGCCTCGAGGACCGGAGCGGCCGAGCCGGCACCGGCGGCGATCGATCGGTCCCGGTCACCATCTCCGCAGACGTCCTCCCCGAACTCCGCGAGTACGAGCGAACGCTCGCCACCGCGCTCAACGCCGCGTTGCTTCCCGTCATGAGCGAGTACGTCGAGACGCTCGCCGACGGCGTGGCGAATCGAGGCTGCGAGGCGCCACTCGAGATCATGACCTCCGGGGGCGGGCTCGTCGGCACCGAGCACGCCCGGGATCGCCCGGTCGAAACGCTCCTCTCGGGGCCCGCTGCCGGGGTCCAGGGCGCCGCGTACGTCGCCGGCCTCCGGGACACCGACGACGCGATCACGATGGACATGGGCGGGACCTCCTGTGACGTCTCCCTGATCACCGGCGGCGAACCCACCGTCACGACCGAGCGGACCGTCGGCGACTACGCCGTCGCGGTGCCGGCAGTCGACGTCCACACGATCGGCGCCGGCGGCGGATCGATCGCCTGGCTCGACGACGGCGGGGCGCTCCGCGTCGGGCCACGCTCCGCCGGCGCGGAGCCCGGTCCGGTCTGCTACGGCCGCGGCGGCGCGGCGCCGACCGTCACCGACGCGCAGCTCCTCCTCGGGAGGCTCGATCCCGGCTCGCTGATCGTCGAGGACGGCGCCGATCGAGGGGCCGTCGAGGAGGCGATGCGGTCGCACGTCGCCGGCCCGATGGACAGCTCCGTCGAGGCCGCCGCTCGCGGGGTGCTCGAGGTCGCCAACGCGAACATGGAGCGCGCTCTCCGCGTCGTCTCCGTCGAGCGCGGCCACGACCCCCGGCAGTTCGACCTCGTCGCGTACGGCGGTGCGGGACCGCTGCACGCGACGGCCCTGGCCGACTCGCTGGAGATCCCCCGCGTACTCGTGCCCCGAACCGCGGGCGCGCTCTCCGCCCTCGGCCTGCTCTCGACGGATCGGCTCCACTCCCTCTCGACGTCGATGGTGCGCCCGCTGGCCGACGTCGAACCGGCGACCGTCGCCGACGTGCTCGCGGCGCTCGAAGCCGAGGGCCGGTCGCGCTTCGACGCTGGCGACCGAGACGCCGACGGCGGGTCGACGGATCCGCTCGTCGTCGAGCGCCGGCTCGACCTCCGGTACGTCGGGCAGGCCTCGGAGCTGACCGTCGAGCTACCGGGGGGTGGCGGTTCCGCGGACCGAACCGAGGGCGGGGCTCCCATCGACGACGATGCCCTGGCCGCAGCTGCCGATCGGTTCCACGACGCGCACGAGCAGCGCTTCGGGCACGCCGCCCGCGACGAACCGGTCGAACTGGTGACCGTCCGCGTCCGGGTCCGCGAGCCGATCGAGGCGCCGACGCTTCGCCCACCGACGACCGCGAGCGACGATCCCGACGACGCGATCGTCGAGGAGCGACCGGTCGCGTTCGGCGAGGACTGGCACGACGCACCGATCTACGACCGGGAGCTGCTCCCCGCCGAATCTTCCTTCGCTGGCCCCGCGATCGTCGAGGGGCCGGAGAGCACGGTGACGATCCGGCCGGGCCAGACCGCGACCGTCGACGAGCACGGCACGATCGTCGTGGAGGTGGGAACGTGA
- a CDS encoding TrkA family potassium uptake protein, with translation MVSRRRQTAIYLAVLVGSMLAFTAIYWYGMGAFEDRSVTVLHSLQVVVETYTTTGYGSDSPWASEQMNLVVIAMDLLGTLLIFLALPVLLFPALQDALATAVPTSVDSELSDHVVIVSRTDRLDPLLSELGSWDVEHVLVEPDRERALERYEAEGDAIHAQPDEIEGLEAANLESARALVVDVEDRIDASIVLTAREIDESVRIVSVVEEPDRAAYHELAGADEVVSPRPLLGERLAGLVTTAITPDLGEAAGLGEDFHVVELPVPRDSELVGKTIAESGLRERAGVNVVGAWFRGDFETPPPPDARITSGTVLLVTGSDDDIHRLSELSTGSPRPYTRGDTIVVGHGEVGKAVTSALAEEGLPYTVLDVRDDPDVDVVGEATDPEALERAGIENATSLVLAIPEDEETEFATLVARDASHDLNVAARADQARTVRKIYRAGADYVLSLDTVTGRMLASTVLEDEDVLATDTQVEVVRISAGTLAGKTLEGAEIRSQTGCTVVAIERDDEVVTDLGPDFRIQPGDDLIVAGTGPGVNAFTDRYE, from the coding sequence ATGGTTTCGCGGCGTCGCCAGACGGCGATCTACCTCGCCGTGCTCGTCGGCTCCATGCTGGCGTTCACCGCGATCTACTGGTACGGGATGGGAGCATTCGAGGATCGCTCGGTGACGGTCCTCCACTCGCTGCAGGTCGTCGTCGAGACGTACACGACGACCGGGTACGGGTCCGACTCACCCTGGGCGAGCGAGCAGATGAATCTCGTCGTGATCGCCATGGACCTGCTCGGGACCCTGCTGATCTTCCTCGCGTTGCCAGTTCTCCTCTTTCCGGCGCTCCAGGATGCGCTGGCGACGGCCGTGCCGACGAGCGTCGATTCCGAGTTATCGGATCACGTGGTCATCGTCTCGCGGACCGATCGGCTCGACCCGCTGCTCTCCGAACTCGGCTCCTGGGACGTCGAGCACGTCCTCGTCGAGCCAGACCGGGAGCGTGCGCTCGAACGCTACGAGGCCGAGGGCGACGCGATCCACGCCCAGCCCGACGAGATCGAGGGACTGGAGGCGGCCAATCTCGAATCCGCCCGGGCCCTCGTCGTCGACGTCGAGGACCGGATCGACGCGAGCATCGTGCTAACTGCCCGCGAAATCGACGAGAGCGTGCGCATCGTGAGCGTCGTCGAGGAACCCGACCGTGCAGCCTACCACGAACTCGCGGGCGCAGACGAGGTCGTCTCGCCGCGGCCACTCCTCGGCGAGCGCCTGGCGGGCCTCGTCACGACCGCGATCACGCCCGACCTCGGCGAGGCCGCCGGGCTCGGGGAGGACTTCCACGTCGTCGAACTCCCGGTGCCCCGCGACAGCGAACTGGTCGGCAAGACGATCGCCGAGAGCGGCCTCCGGGAGCGCGCCGGCGTGAACGTCGTCGGCGCGTGGTTCCGCGGCGACTTCGAGACGCCGCCACCGCCAGACGCTCGGATCACCTCCGGGACCGTCCTGCTCGTCACGGGTAGCGACGACGACATCCACCGCCTCTCTGAGCTCTCGACCGGATCGCCCCGGCCCTACACACGGGGCGACACGATCGTCGTCGGGCACGGGGAGGTCGGTAAGGCGGTCACGTCCGCACTCGCCGAGGAAGGACTCCCCTACACTGTCCTCGACGTTCGGGACGATCCCGACGTCGACGTCGTCGGCGAGGCGACCGATCCCGAGGCGCTCGAACGCGCCGGGATCGAGAACGCGACCTCGCTCGTCCTGGCGATCCCCGAGGACGAAGAGACGGAGTTCGCGACGCTCGTCGCTCGCGACGCGAGCCACGACCTGAACGTCGCCGCGCGCGCCGACCAGGCCCGGACGGTGCGGAAGATCTACCGCGCCGGCGCCGACTACGTGCTCTCTCTGGACACCGTCACCGGCAGGATGCTCGCCTCGACGGTCCTCGAGGACGAAGACGTGCTGGCGACCGACACGCAGGTCGAGGTCGTCCGGATCTCCGCAGGAACCCTCGCCGGCAAGACGCTGGAGGGCGCCGAGATTCGAAGCCAGACAGGCTGTACCGTCGTCGCCATCGAGCGCGACGACGAGGTCGTCACCGACCTCGGCCCCGACTTCCGGATCCAGCCCGGCGACGACCTCATCGTCGCCGGCACCGGCCCCGGCGTCAACGCGTTCACCGATCGCTACGAGTGA
- a CDS encoding TIGR04024 family LLM class F420-dependent oxidoreductase codes for MTDLDVHLPVADLPIDDVAELTRRSERLGYDFVWQPETWGSNGVAAMTVMAERTDEIGIGSSILNVYSRSPALLGQSAATLQEHSGGRFRLGIGPSGPILIEGWHGVDFERPLRRTREALEIIRAVTAGETVNYDGDVFSLSGFRFRSEPPADAPPVDVAAMGPKGVEMAGRFADGWHGIVLGPGGIRDRLEDLERGAELGDRSPDDVRTQISVPTCVHEDGDRARDLVREHMAFYVGGMGTYYRDALARQGHEDTAMEIAAEWANGNKKEAAALVSDDILDEFAAAGTREEARADLQRFTEIDGVDAVSIGFPHRASLDRVRDTLHALAPE; via the coding sequence GTGACAGATCTCGACGTCCACCTGCCCGTCGCCGATCTCCCGATCGACGACGTGGCCGAACTCACGCGCCGGTCGGAACGACTCGGCTACGACTTCGTCTGGCAGCCCGAAACGTGGGGCTCCAACGGCGTCGCGGCGATGACGGTGATGGCAGAACGTACCGACGAGATCGGCATCGGCTCCTCGATCCTGAACGTCTACTCCCGATCGCCGGCCCTGCTCGGCCAGAGCGCTGCAACCCTCCAGGAGCACAGCGGCGGCCGATTCCGGCTCGGCATCGGCCCGAGCGGCCCGATCCTCATCGAAGGCTGGCACGGCGTCGACTTCGAGCGACCGCTCCGGCGAACCCGCGAGGCCCTCGAGATCATCCGCGCCGTCACCGCCGGCGAGACGGTGAACTACGACGGCGACGTGTTCTCGCTCTCGGGCTTCCGCTTCCGCTCGGAGCCACCCGCGGACGCGCCGCCGGTCGACGTCGCGGCGATGGGCCCGAAGGGCGTCGAAATGGCCGGCCGCTTCGCCGACGGCTGGCACGGCATCGTCCTCGGCCCCGGCGGCATCCGCGACCGGCTGGAGGACCTCGAACGCGGCGCGGAGCTGGGCGACAGGAGCCCCGACGACGTCCGCACCCAGATCTCCGTGCCGACCTGCGTCCACGAGGACGGCGACCGCGCCCGCGATCTCGTTCGGGAACACATGGCGTTCTACGTCGGCGGCATGGGCACCTACTATCGCGACGCGCTCGCCAGGCAGGGCCACGAGGACACCGCGATGGAGATCGCCGCGGAGTGGGCCAACGGCAACAAGAAGGAGGCCGCCGCGCTCGTCTCCGACGACATCCTCGACGAGTTCGCCGCGGCCGGCACCCGCGAGGAAGCCCGCGCCGACCTGCAGCGCTTCACCGAGATCGACGGTGTCGACGCCGTCTCGATCGGCTTCCCCCACCGCGCCTCGCTCGACCGGGTGCGGGACACGCTCCACGCGCTCGCCCCCGAGTGA
- a CDS encoding DUF5779 family protein, giving the protein MSDFDLDLRAVEEHVEEAEAEEEQDGSGGRVVLDVLDGSTDDEEWLELIQGGNVLVLNVEGDVNELAAGFAREVRDADGDLVHFRGFLIVAPPGVEVDRDRLQAD; this is encoded by the coding sequence ATGAGCGACTTCGACCTCGACCTGCGCGCCGTCGAGGAGCACGTCGAGGAGGCCGAAGCGGAGGAGGAGCAGGACGGCAGTGGCGGCCGGGTCGTCCTCGACGTGCTCGACGGCTCGACCGACGACGAGGAGTGGCTGGAACTGATCCAGGGCGGGAACGTCCTCGTCCTGAACGTGGAGGGCGACGTCAACGAACTCGCCGCAGGATTCGCCCGCGAGGTCCGGGACGCCGACGGCGACCTCGTCCACTTCCGGGGGTTCCTGATCGTCGCGCCCCCCGGCGTCGAGGTCGATCGCGACCGGCTGCAGGCCGACTGA
- a CDS encoding alanyl-tRNA editing protein: MTETPYLEDSYQRTIEATVERALDDRVVLDRTICYPEGGGQPADHGTLTVIDGADVADGAEWAITDVQKQDTIYHHLDPAADAPADPAPTPSEGATVEIDLDWERRLGHMRHHTAQHLLSRVLIDEFDAGTEGNQVYADGARIDCEQDRFTEADLALIETRVNELIEDERPVEWYELDREVAEERLDPERTRIELLPDSITELRIVEIEDFDRTACAGTHVANTGECGTFELTGRESKGGGVERLRFELR, from the coding sequence ATGACGGAGACGCCGTACCTCGAGGACTCCTACCAGCGAACGATCGAAGCGACCGTCGAGCGCGCGCTCGACGATCGGGTCGTGCTCGACCGGACGATCTGTTACCCCGAAGGCGGCGGGCAACCCGCGGATCACGGAACCCTGACGGTGATCGACGGGGCGGACGTCGCGGACGGCGCCGAGTGGGCGATCACCGACGTCCAGAAGCAGGACACGATCTACCACCACCTCGACCCAGCCGCGGACGCCCCGGCGGACCCCGCACCGACGCCGTCGGAGGGCGCCACCGTCGAAATCGACCTCGACTGGGAGCGCCGACTCGGCCACATGCGCCACCACACGGCCCAGCACCTGCTCTCCCGAGTGCTGATCGACGAGTTCGACGCCGGAACGGAGGGCAACCAGGTCTACGCCGACGGCGCGCGGATCGACTGCGAGCAGGACCGCTTTACCGAAGCCGACCTCGCCCTGATCGAGACCCGCGTCAACGAGTTGATCGAGGACGAGCGACCCGTCGAGTGGTACGAACTCGATCGCGAGGTGGCCGAGGAGCGCCTCGATCCCGAGCGCACGCGGATCGAACTCCTCCCCGACTCGATCACGGAGCTTCGCATCGTCGAAATCGAAGACTTCGATCGGACCGCTTGCGCGGGAACGCACGTCGCGAACACCGGCGAGTGCGGCACGTTTGAACTGACCGGCCGCGAGAGCAAGGGCGGCGGCGTGGAACGGCTCCGGTTCGAGCTTCGGTAA
- a CDS encoding J domain-containing protein — protein sequence MSEPHELLSVAPNADDATIRAAYRELLLEHHPDQGGSKKRFMQIKDAYERLVGDSRSGSITEPLSDGGATITPAGRCIEVAGKTVQGADGLELVAEADGLQVRLTTLTDRLPTGAMLPSHVESGRRVGACFHVTNESGRPVTWMARRVRFVGSQGERYLPTVYRPKRRKLPDRWRSDDVEIAPGDTARSFLLSRALPEDVAVETVVYDQQSGVGPARRVEFELDRAARSALDRPPFQ from the coding sequence ATGTCGGAGCCACACGAGCTGCTCAGCGTCGCACCGAACGCGGACGACGCGACCATTCGAGCAGCCTATCGGGAGCTGTTGCTCGAACACCATCCCGACCAGGGCGGCTCCAAGAAGCGGTTCATGCAGATCAAAGACGCGTACGAGCGGCTCGTCGGCGACAGCCGGAGCGGTTCGATCACCGAGCCGCTCTCCGATGGCGGCGCGACGATCACCCCCGCAGGTCGCTGCATCGAGGTCGCGGGGAAGACTGTACAGGGAGCGGACGGTCTCGAACTCGTCGCCGAAGCCGACGGGCTCCAGGTTCGCCTGACCACACTCACTGACCGCCTCCCCACTGGTGCGATGCTCCCGAGTCACGTCGAGAGCGGCCGCCGCGTCGGGGCCTGCTTCCACGTGACGAACGAGTCGGGGCGCCCCGTTACCTGGATGGCTCGCCGGGTCCGTTTCGTCGGCTCCCAGGGAGAGCGATACCTCCCGACGGTCTATCGCCCCAAGCGCCGGAAACTCCCCGACCGCTGGCGGAGCGACGACGTCGAAATCGCGCCCGGTGACACCGCTCGTTCGTTTCTCTTGAGCCGCGCGCTCCCCGAAGACGTCGCTGTCGAGACAGTCGTCTACGACCAGCAATCGGGCGTCGGACCGGCACGTCGCGTCGAGTTCGAACTCGATCGGGCCGCACGGTCGGCGCTCGACCGCCCGCCGTTCCAGTAG
- a CDS encoding EspF repeat-containing protein, which yields MPAAPLWPGPQSPVSGEQSVKPLPLLVINHDGTVHRGRAAHRRVPRG from the coding sequence GTGCCGGCCGCACCGCTGTGGCCCGGCCCACAGTCACCCGTATCCGGGGAACAAAGCGTTAAGCCGCTGCCGCTGCTAGTTATCAACCACGATGGCACAGTTCACAGAGGCCGAGCGGCGCATCGTCGCGTACCTCGCGGATAG
- the tbsP gene encoding transcriptional regulator TbsP, with the protein MVRNVYDDRIDGVLQRVFGEDDGPVYVADATAAVVEAVVDALSAIEDCPEVRLLAEDDAFKTVFADFLVGSEAADHVAAGRLSLRVAAEPGANPTVVASGRVTSLVDAGARVGGLRSDEAGLVEAARTNVEERWNASGEFSLRTPPMSTVREELSTDLDASVQEDFTGMLDSLETARGDDEDLDEVTVSLLAAAKNESLLYDISRWGEDTGVASKATFSRTKSSLEDAGLIETEKVPIEVGRPRLRLTLADERLRDAEPDQIAAAAQTVLN; encoded by the coding sequence ATGGTACGGAACGTGTACGACGACCGGATCGACGGTGTACTGCAACGCGTGTTCGGCGAAGACGACGGACCAGTCTACGTCGCCGACGCAACGGCGGCCGTCGTGGAGGCGGTCGTCGACGCGTTGTCGGCGATCGAGGACTGCCCCGAGGTGCGCCTCCTCGCCGAGGACGACGCGTTCAAGACCGTCTTCGCGGACTTCCTGGTCGGCAGTGAGGCCGCCGATCACGTCGCAGCGGGCCGACTGTCGCTGCGCGTGGCCGCTGAACCAGGTGCGAACCCGACGGTCGTCGCGAGCGGCCGCGTGACCTCACTCGTCGACGCCGGTGCGCGCGTCGGCGGGCTCCGCTCCGACGAGGCGGGCCTCGTCGAGGCCGCGCGAACGAACGTCGAGGAGCGCTGGAATGCTTCCGGGGAGTTCTCGCTACGGACGCCGCCGATGTCGACCGTGCGCGAGGAGCTCTCCACCGACCTCGACGCCAGCGTTCAGGAGGACTTCACGGGCATGCTCGACTCGCTCGAGACCGCCCGCGGGGACGACGAGGACCTCGACGAGGTTACCGTCAGCCTGCTGGCCGCCGCCAAGAACGAGTCGCTACTCTACGACATCAGCCGCTGGGGCGAGGACACCGGCGTCGCGAGCAAGGCGACGTTCTCCCGGACCAAGTCCAGTCTCGAGGACGCTGGACTGATCGAGACGGAGAAGGTGCCCATCGAGGTTGGCCGTCCACGGCTCCGGCTGACGCTCGCCGACGAGCGGCTTCGCGACGCCGAGCCCGACCAGATCGCCGCCGCAGCCCAGACGGTCCTGAACTGA
- a CDS encoding DUF5781 family protein, producing MDVRVRGPASPAPFLSARDLLETEHDLDRPVEVRVRESPDERTWTAHDDERHVLNISRQAATSAMARPLALHEYAHMVRNEEGHVSHVQSTDEALFLALSGHSVERRKVAHCYQIANHMKDIYADDVTLSVGPPDRLVAFLESRLAAGVADRPNPPRSGAQPASVGADPELTAVHAAFGLAIVERHGLVDDDHRIYDLAHAAAKDAPAVPLNRFKRSFRELAPDPGAREYKQALVDLTQTYATGSAQAAD from the coding sequence ATGGACGTCCGCGTTCGCGGTCCAGCGTCGCCCGCCCCATTCCTCTCCGCGCGGGATCTCCTCGAGACCGAACACGACCTCGACCGACCAGTGGAGGTTCGCGTCCGCGAGAGTCCCGACGAGCGAACCTGGACTGCCCACGACGACGAGCGCCACGTGCTCAACATCTCGCGACAGGCCGCAACCAGCGCGATGGCGCGGCCGCTCGCACTCCACGAGTACGCCCACATGGTCCGGAACGAGGAGGGGCACGTCTCGCACGTCCAGTCGACGGACGAAGCCCTCTTTCTGGCCCTCTCGGGGCACTCGGTCGAGCGCCGGAAAGTGGCCCACTGCTACCAGATCGCCAACCACATGAAGGACATCTACGCCGACGACGTGACGCTCTCGGTCGGGCCGCCGGATCGCCTCGTCGCCTTCCTCGAATCCCGGCTGGCAGCCGGCGTCGCGGATCGGCCGAATCCGCCCCGCTCGGGTGCCCAGCCGGCGAGCGTCGGCGCGGATCCGGAACTCACTGCCGTCCACGCGGCGTTCGGACTCGCGATCGTCGAGCGCCACGGCCTCGTGGACGACGACCACAGGATCTACGACCTCGCGCACGCGGCCGCCAAGGACGCACCCGCCGTCCCGCTGAACCGATTCAAGCGCAGCTTCCGGGAGCTCGCGCCCGATCCGGGCGCCCGGGAGTACAAACAGGCGCTGGTCGACCTGACGCAGACCTACGCGACGGGAAGCGCACAGGCGGCGGACTGA